Proteins found in one Parasteatoda tepidariorum isolate YZ-2023 chromosome 7, CAS_Ptep_4.0, whole genome shotgun sequence genomic segment:
- the LOC107444844 gene encoding protein giant-lens, producing MHVVQRLSWWVTLMLVAAFTTVKTAMVSRFPINIRHNHKSAFRIFYQIGNSESDLPECTAMSVCNRVDTYSTPWIERQCRCPGKKVCSMSIDAKDGYTVVDKSRQYKLCEPVNRLPTCRYFRDITWTYATYPDNTTRQTMHCMCPKNSVAYIFKHESYNTPEGVAILYFLACSPQSKMRCQRKEPCRLFTVKKRPDVEEVGTNTLCQCARGHRCPQHHSEPSVISSPSSFTEEHIRTYSGYCTSELPTL from the exons atgCACGTTGTGCAAAGGTTGTCGTGGTGGGTGACGTTGATGCTCGTAGCAGCTTTCACAACTGTCAAAACAGCGATGGTTTCTAGGTTTCCAATCAACATTAGACATAACCACAAATCAGCTTTCAGAATATTCTACCAGATAGGG aacagTGAATCAGATTTACCAGAATGCACAGCGATGTCAGTTTGCAACAGAGTTGATACTTATTCTACTCCGTGGATTGAACGGCAATGTAGATGTccaggaaaaaaagtatgttctaTGTCAATTGATGCCAAAGATGGATATACTGTCGTAGACAAATCAAGGCAATATAAA ctATGTGAACCTGTGAATCGCCTACCTACCTGCCGTTATTTTAGGGACATTACCTGGACATACGCCACATACCCGGACAACACAACAAGACAAACAATGCATTGCATGTGTCCGAAAAACAGTGTTGCTTACATATTCAAGCATGAGTCATACAATACGCCCGAAGGAGTGGCAATTCTTTATTTCCTAGCATGCTCCCCACAAAgt AAAATGAGATGTCAGCGTAAAGAGCCCTGTCGACTTTTCACTGTAAAGAAAAGACCTGACGTTGAAGAAGTCGGCACGAACACTCTGTGTCAATGTGCGAGAGGGCATCGCTGTCCACAACATCACAGCGAACCTTCCGTGATATCCAGCCCTTCAAGTTTTACAGAAGAACACATTCGGACTTATAGTGGGTACTGCACATCAGAATTGCCCACACTGTAG